Proteins from a genomic interval of Scophthalmus maximus strain ysfricsl-2021 chromosome 22, ASM2237912v1, whole genome shotgun sequence:
- the slc30a8 gene encoding zinc transporter 8: protein MSNKNKDLERVPLVTDVSNSYATVRSAPGQRGGGGGGGGGGGIKHCHDNSHAQEDREREKKVARKRLYVVSVVCLIFMIGEILGGYFAGSLAVMTDAAHLLVDFTSFIISLLSLWLSSRPATHKLSYGWHRAEILGALLSIFTIWLVTGVLVYLAVERLISDDYTIEGTIMLITSGCAVLANIIMALTLHQSGHGHSHAGLSSHGHGHGDEKPRGYNQISNHAHSSDADHVDVEQKGSNHGRRAQQANASVRAAFVHVVGDLLQSVSVLVSAIIIFFKPEYKIADPICTFLFSIFVLCTTFTIMRDILIVLMEGTPAGVRYSEVRDGLLAVKGVKAVHNLHIWALTMNQAVLTAHVAIDESVDAQTVLREMTQACYSSYNFHSVTIQMERQADLKPGCTLCVDPMM from the exons ATGTCCAACAAGAACAAGGATCTGGAGAGAGTTCCCCTGGTGACAGATGTGAGCAACTCGTACGCCACCGTGCGAAG CGCTCCCGGCcagagaggcggcggcggcggcggcggcggcggcggcggcatcaaACATTGCCACGACAACAGCCACGCGCAGGAGGACCGCGAGCGGGAGAAGAAGGTCGCCAGGAAGCGGCTGTACGTGGTCTCCGTCGTCTGCCTGATTTTCATGATCGGCGAAATCCTCG GTGGGTATTTCGCCGGCAGCCTCGCGGTGATGACAGACGCTGCCCACCTGCTGGTGGACTTCACCAGCTTCATCATCAGCCTCTTGTCCCTCTGGCTCTCCTCCAGACCGGCCACACACAAGCTCAGCTATGGCTGGCACCGTGCAG AGATCCTGGGCGCGCTGCTTTCCATTTTCACCATCTGGCTGGTGACGGGCGTGCTGGTGTACCTGGCCGTGGAGCGCCTCATCAGCGACGACTACACCATCGAGGGCACTATCATGCTCATCACCTCCGGCTGTGCCGTGCTGGCCAATATAAT CATGGCCCTCACCCTTCACCAGTCCGGCCACGGCCACAGTCACGCCGGCCTCAGCTCGCACGGTCACGGCCACGGTGACGAGAAGCCGCGAGGATACAACCAGATCTCGAACCACGCTCACTCGAGCGACGCCGACCACGTGGACGTGGAGCAAAAAGGATCAAACCACG GACGGAGGGCGCAGCAGGCCAACGCCAGTGTGCGAGCGGCCTTCGTCCACGTGGTGGGCGACCTGCTCCAGAGTGTCAGCGTGCTCGTCAGCGCCATCATTATCTTCTTCAAG ccAGAATATAAGATCGCCGACCCCATCTGCACCTTCCTGTTCTCCATATTTGTCTTGTGCACCACCTTCACCATCATGAGAGACATCCTCATCGTCCTGATGGAAG GCACTCCGGCAGGGGTGAGGTACAGCGAGGTGCGGGATGGCCTGCTGGCAGTGAAGGGGGTCAAAGCTGTCCACAACCTCCACATCTGGGCCCTCACCATGAACCAGGCTGTGCTGACTGCTCACGTGGCCATAG ACGAGTCAGTGGACGCTCAGACTGTCCTCAGAGAGATGACCCAGGCCTGTTACTCCTCCTATAACTTCCACTCTGTGACGATCCAAATGGAGCGACAGGCCGACCTGAAGCCCGGATGCACCCTGTGTGTGGACCCCATGATGTAG